The segment GAGGAGTTACGGTTACCATTGACGATCCTGGCATGGAGGGAAGAGATCCCAGCCTCCCCTATGGTGAGACCGTTACCCTTCACGGAAAGCAGGCAGAGACCTATGTGCGCTACAGAGACACCGATGTTTCACAGAGCGCCATTTCAAGAATGGATCGCCACAGGACCTACGCGAAGGGATGGATGGAACAGGCTGAGAAGGAACAGCAGAAAGACAGCCAGTTTCTTGGAAAAACCTTTGACGCGCTGCAGGAGTATATGGTTACAGATCTGAACAAGGATGCATATCTGGATGCAGGTCTGGCAGCCATGGGTACAGAAAATCTGTTTGGCGGAGATCACTTCTTCACAGTGCCCGGCGAGGGAACTGAAGGGCTTGTCTATGACGAGTTTTACCCTGACGGAGAGGCATTTGAGGAAATGATTATAGAGCTGTTCTACAGGGAAACGTAGGGCAGAAATGCCGGACGCCTGCAGAACAGAAATAAAAAAGAAAGGAGAGAGCTACGATGAAAATCAGGTATCAGGCCGGAATTCTGGCAGCAGCGCTGTCACTGTCTGTAATGACCATGGCATTTGCGGCCGGAAGTCCCAGCACAAATCCCAGGCCGATCGGCGGAGGCGGCTCCAGTTCAAGTTCAGGTCCCAGACCGATTGGCGGCGGAAGCTACAATCCGGGAGGCCCTGGACTCACGACCATCGAAGACGGCAGCACGCCTGAGGCTTCCGGAGGAAGCGGGGCGCTGTCTGGCAATACGAATACCGGAGTTAGCGTGACTTTCACGGAAAACTTCGGAGCTTCGATTTCAGACAACCAGATCGCGCAGGTGAATGCGGGGCTTTCCACTATCCAGTCTCTGCCTTCTGACACAGATCTGACAGGGTACAACCCGTTAGTCAGAATTCAGAACATGGAGACAACTGCATCCACTGACGGTCAGCCGATCCAGTTCAGCATCTATGTGCCGAACCTGGTAGAGGGACTGAACAATATTCAGATTCTGATACAGAATCCCAGTACCGGGAAATGGGAGCTGGTAGCGCCTACAGCTGTCAGCACCGGTACAAAGACAGTAACGGTATCTCTTAATTATGCAGGACCGCTTACAGTCGTATACAAGAACTAAGAGACAGGAAGGGAAGGGCAGCAGTGTTTTGATGAAAGGCAGTGCTGCCTTTCTGCCTGGCCTGGTTAAAATAAAAAAATAAATATAAAAGATGAAAAAATATTGATATATGCATGAATTTTGAAAAGAAGGAGCAGCAGATGTGCAGACTGGGAAAGCTGCTTTTGAGATAGAGAAGGCAAAAGGAAAAAATATTCTGAGAAGGAAAAATACGAGTATGAAGAAGCGTTTTTTAAATTTACCGGAGTGTCTGTCCGGACTGGAAGCAAAAACATGGAAAAGACGACTGGTCTCTCTGGCTGCCGGTATGCTTTTGCTGGCCTCCTTCCCCGCCCTTGCAGCCGGACGGTGGCAGAGTGCAGAAGGAGAAAAATATTACATAAAGGAAGACGGATCCCGGTATGAAAATACCTGGTTTTCGATAGAAAGCGTACCTGCAAATCCTCTGGCAAAGGTGACGGTGACCTGGTACTATGCCGGGCCGGACGGAGCCGTCCTCACCAATGGATGGCATGAAATAGAGGGGAAACATTATTATTTCTACCCAGGAGGAAATTCACCCAGAAATGTTTTCTTCAATCTGGACGGAAAGCGCTACTACGTGGATGAGACGGGAGCCCGGGCGGAAAAGGGCTGGTTTTCTGTCACGACCGTCAATTCTTCTACCGGCGTTTCTTCTGTCAGCTGGTATTATGCAAACCCGGACGGAAGCCTGAGGACAGGAGGCTGGCAGGTGATTGACGGTGTGGAGTATTACTTTGACGCCAATGGAAGATCACCGAGAAATAACTGGGTAAATATTGAGGACGCCCGGTATCATGTGGACGAACGGGGCGGAAAGCAGACGGGCTGGTTCTCTGTCTCCGGCGTAAACGGAAATGGACAGGCATACGAAAACTGGTACTATGCCGAGCCGGATGGAAAACTGGCGAGAAACGGCTGGAAGGATCTGGAGGGCCATCGGTATTATCTGGATGCAAATGGATTGTCCTATCGGAAACGCTGGTATGTGGACGGTGATAAAAACCGATACTATCTGGATGAAGAAGGAATCCTTCAGCAGAATGGCTGGTTCCGAATCTCAAACACCAACGCTTCCACAGGAGTGACCACGGAAAACTGGTACTGGGCAGATGCGGCTGGTTCCGCAAAAAAAGACGGAGCGTATGAAATAGACGGAGCCATGTACCGGTTTGATGCCAACGGCACGATGTATAAAAAGAGATGGTACACCGATGAGAAGGGAAAAAAACAGTATTTCGGAGAAAACGGAGCCATGTGCCGGAATCAGTGGTTTTCCATCAGCGGAGAGCGGGCGGACGGCAGCGAATATACCAACTGGTATTACGCCGGTGAGAACGGTTATGTTCTGACCGGCGGCTGGAAGAATATTAATGGAAAAGATTATTACTTTAACACGGGAGGCAATATTTCCACCGGATGGCTGGATGATGATAAATACTACTGCGGTGACGACGGAGCCAGAAGGCATGGCTGGGATTGGATCCAATTGGACGAGGACTGGATTGACGACAACGATAATGTAAAAAAATATGCAGATCGGAACGGGGAGTGGGGCTGGTTTTACTTCTCGCCGGAAAACGGCAGGAAGAGGGAAAGCGGCTCCGGCTTCGAGGAAAGCCGGGTAGACGGAACTACTTACTGCTTTGACACCTATGGGATTATGCAGATGGGCTGGGTCAAAATGAGGGGAGCTTCCCCGGCTCTGAGCGGGTACCGGTACTATTTTCCATATGCGGGGCTGGAAGGATTTATACAGGGACAGAAGGCAGAAGACTGCTGGCTGATGACGGAGCTTCCGGAAGATATTGACGGGGCATCCGGGGAAAAATGGCGGTATTTTCAGGGAAATGGAGCCCCTGTGTGTGCTCCGGCAGGAAGGTACGTGATTCAGAAAATTGACGGAAAGAAGTATGCCTTCGACGACAGGGGAGCCGCCAGAACCGGTCTTCTGGAAATTGATGGGGAAGTTTATTACTTTGGAGAGCCGGACGGCGACTATTCCATGGTCACCGGAGCCTGTGAGCTTACTGATGACACTGGAGAAAAGGCAGATTACTATTTTGAAGCAAGCGGAAAAGGGACGACAGGTATTAAGAACGGACGCTTTTACTATAAGGGAAGACTCCAGACTGCAGACCGGAATGCAAAGTACGAAGTATTCCGGGTACCGGGAAAAGGGCTGCGGCTGATTGACTCAAACGGCAAGGTGGTAAAGGGCAGAAAAGTGACTGACGGTGACAAGTGCAGATGGAAGGTAAATTCCAGCGGAACCATCGAGGAATTTGGCTCCGACTATGTGGCAGAGATTACAGAGCCGGAGACAGTACCATACGAAGGCTAGCGGAGGATAACCAAAGATCCGGCAAAAAATCAGAAGCCGTGAGCAGAAGATACATCATCCTTACAAAAGGGAGGAAACAGGAATGAAACCAGCGTTAGTTATTCTGGCCGCCGGCATGGGGACCAGATTCGGAAAAGGAATCAAACAGCTGGAGCCGGTGGGACCCAAGGGGGAGCTTATCGTGGACTATTCCATCCATGATGCCCTGGAGGCAGGTTTTGGCAAGGTAGTATTCATAATTCGAAAAAGCATGGAGCAGGATTTCCGGGAGCGAATCGGAAAACGGATTGAGAAGCAGGCAGAGACAGTCTATGTTTTTCAGGAGCTGGAGGATCTGCCGGAAGGCTTTTTGCTTCCGAAGGGACGAACGAAGCCCTGGGGAACAGGCCACGCCCTTTTATGCTGCCGGGAAGTGATTCATGAGCCCTTTGCAGTGATCAATGCAGATGACTATTACGGAAAAGAGGCCTTTCGAAAAATGGCAGCCTTCCTTACTGCAGAAAAGCTCAGGACCCAGGACGGAGTTCTGCACGGATGTATGGCAGGCTTTGTTCTGAAAAATACTTTAAGTGACAGCGGAACCGTCACAAGGGGAATCTGCCGGGTGACAGAGGAGGGACTGCTAAGACAGGTCATAGAAACCTATGAGATACGCAAAGAAATGGGGAGCATTGCCCAGGGAGTTCAGAAGGGCGAGCCGGTTATCCTGAATCAGCAATCTCTGGTATCTATGAACATGTGGGGATTTTCAGAAGATTTTCTGGGAATTCTGGAAAAGGGATTTTCGGAGTTCCTCTCCTCCGCTAAGCTGGATCCTTTAAAGAGCGAGTACCTGCTTCCCGATATCGTGGACCGGGAAATTCGGAATGGCCGATGCACAGTCATGGTTTTAAAGACGGAAGACCGGTGGTTTGGAATGACTTACCAGGAGGATGTACCTGCGGTGAAAGAGGCCATCCGGAGGCTGATTGACGAAGGCCAGTATCCGGAGAAATTGGTACAGGAAACGGGCAGATAGCAGAGGCAGGAGAAAAGAACAGAAGAAGGAAAGAGGAACGGAGACAGGTACACTCTGCGGGAGGGAGAGAAGCCATGAACCGACAGGAATATGACAGGGCAGCCTCATTCTGGACAAGCCGGGAATCGGAACTTAAACGGATGGAGCCGGGACAGCTCCTTTCAAAGATGGAGGAATTCCTAACTTCCCACAATACCTGCGCCCTGGCAACGGGAAGCGGGAGTTTCGTCCGGTGTACTCCGCTGGAGTACGAATACTTCAGGGGACGGATGTGGATTCTCACAGAGGGAGGGCTGAAATTTGCAGCACTGAGAGACAACAGCCGGGTCAGTGCGGCAGTCTATGAGCCCTATACAGGATTTGACTCCATGAAAGGCATCCAGATAACCGGAACCGCCCAGGTGGCGGAGCCGGGAAGCAGGGAATTTAAAGAGTATCAGATTCACAGGAAGGAAAAAGAAGGGGAGGGAGCAATGATTCCGCAGGGACTTTATCTTCTGGTGATTCACCCTGAGAAGATGGAAGGGGTGTTTGGGGAGTTTCTGGAGCTGGGGTATTCGGTCAGGCAGACGGTGGAGATGTAGAGGAAGCCGGAGGATCATGCTGGACGCCAAAGAGGGGCATATAGTGGTGCGGGTTTGGTGGTGAACGCTGCAGCCACAAACAACAGCTTTTCAGAAGATACTTAGGAAGGGATGCGCAGAGAATGAAGGATAAACTAAAAATTGCAATGCTGGGACATAAGCGCATTCCATCAAGGGAAGGCGGTATAGAAATTGTCGTTGAGGAACTGTCCACGCGGATGGTAAAGATGGGTCACTCTGTGACTTGTTACAACCGGTCAGGCCACCATGTCAGCGGTAAGGAATTTGACAGAGATGTACATAAAGCATACAAGGGAGTGAAGCTAAAATCAGTCTTAACGGTTAACTGCAAAGGGCTTGCAGCAATGTCGTCCTCATTCTTTGGAGCGATCTGTGCTGCCCTTGGAAGATACGATGTGGTTCATTTCCATGCAGAGGGTCCCTGCGCCATGATGTGGCTGCCGAAACTGTTTGGTAAACGCTGTATCGCAACGATACACGGAGCTTGTGAAATAATAGAGACAACCGGAAAAAGCCTGATAAATCAAGGGTTTTGGCGGCTTGACTGATTGATCTCAATTTCTGTTCGAACGGGTGATCAGCGGTCAGCCAGACCTTGATAGCGGTTTTACGGTGCTGTTCCATCATCATTTACCCAAAATGTAAGGACAGAAATTGAATAAGAAGGAGGTCAGTCGAGCCTGCCGAGGGACTCCCAGTAGGGAGTCCCCGACAGGCTATTTGTCGTGTTTTCCTTTAGTGTTAATGGAATCAAAATTGGTTTTATGAGCAGTGAAGGCAAAGGAAGATATTTGAATAAGGGGAGAAGAAAAAGTAACTTACTGGGGGAGTGAAGTAAGGATGGGCGAGAATACAAAGAAGTTGAGAATTGCAATGTTCGGCCAGAAAAGGTGAAGCCGAAATAGTGGCTTCGAGGGGGTAGTCGAAGAACTCAGCACTCGGATGGTGAAGTTAGGTTACCTGGTGACCTGCTATATGAAAAAATGTTGAGGTGTGAATCGATGATAAAAAATAAAGAAAGAGAAATATGGGTAGATAATATTAAGGTTATCGCATGTACACTTGTTCTGTTGGGACATTTTTTTCAGAGTATGGTTTCGGCAAATTTAATGCCTGCCAATGATTTATATCAATGGTTTAATCAAACAATTTACTATTTTCATGTACCCTTGTTCTTTATTTGTTCTGGTTATTTATATCAGAAATTGAGCAAAGTGAACAATATAACCAGCTGGGCTCATAATATTTTAAAGAAAGCAATAAATTTAGGGGTTCCATACTTTACATTTTCATTTCTTACTTGGGCAATGAAAACTATTTTTTCGGGTTCTACTAATAGTTCAATAAGTGGATTAGGTGAGACGTTATTTTTTAAACCAACAGGAGCTTACTGGTATTTGTATGCGCTATTCTTTATCTTTTTGATTACACCAACTTTTAGAAATAGAAGAATGAATTTTGTAGGATTCGTCATAGCATTGATTTTAAAATTTGTCTCAATCATCTGTGGCGGATTTGGAGTAAATGCAATATCTTATGTTTTATCAAATGAGATATGGTTTGTAATCGGGATGTGTTTAAATGCAGTAAACTTTGAGGTATGGGATGTTGGTAAAATTAAGGTCTCGATTGTTACAGGGATTGTATTTCTCGCTTTGAGCATAGTTGTTTATCTTCTGGAAATTGATAACGGACTAATAGGTTTTTTACTAGGCTTATTAGCTTGTGGTTCTATTATTGTAGGAATTTATATCATATATAAAAATAGAAATCAATCCGTACTGTTTGCCTTTCTCTCGAAATATACGATGCCAATTTTCGTAATGCATACTCCGTTTGCTGCAATGATGCGAATTGTATTACTTAGATTGGGAATATATAATCTTGTGCCGCATTTCATTTTAGGAATAGGTATAAGTTTTGCTGGCCCTATAATAGCAGCGTTTATAATGCATAAATCTAAATGGCTAGAATTCTTTCTTTACCCAGGGAAATTGATAAAAATGAAATTCTAGCATGCAGAATAATTTTGCGTCGATAATAAAGGTGTTTTTATTTTATAAATGTGCGGGAGTGGACTTAAGATGGGAGAAAGTAAAAAACTGAAAATTGCAATGTTTGGTGATGGAGATATAATAGGGACAACCAAGAAAAACCACGTAAAATCAAGGCTTTTGACGGCTTGACCCGAATCTCAAATCTAAATTTTTATGCAGAGAGGGTTTAGAGACGATAAAAGCTATAACAGTGGATGGCTTCTTGGCTGCTCTATTTGACCCAACCATGAGAGCGTAAAAATTTGAATAGGAGGTTTGAGGCAAGCCTATGCCAGGCA is part of the Clostridium sp. M62/1 genome and harbors:
- a CDS encoding nucleotidyltransferase family protein: MKPALVILAAGMGTRFGKGIKQLEPVGPKGELIVDYSIHDALEAGFGKVVFIIRKSMEQDFRERIGKRIEKQAETVYVFQELEDLPEGFLLPKGRTKPWGTGHALLCCREVIHEPFAVINADDYYGKEAFRKMAAFLTAEKLRTQDGVLHGCMAGFVLKNTLSDSGTVTRGICRVTEEGLLRQVIETYEIRKEMGSIAQGVQKGEPVILNQQSLVSMNMWGFSEDFLGILEKGFSEFLSSAKLDPLKSEYLLPDIVDREIRNGRCTVMVLKTEDRWFGMTYQEDVPAVKEAIRRLIDEGQYPEKLVQETGR
- a CDS encoding pyridoxamine 5'-phosphate oxidase family protein, whose protein sequence is MNRQEYDRAASFWTSRESELKRMEPGQLLSKMEEFLTSHNTCALATGSGSFVRCTPLEYEYFRGRMWILTEGGLKFAALRDNSRVSAAVYEPYTGFDSMKGIQITGTAQVAEPGSREFKEYQIHRKEKEGEGAMIPQGLYLLVIHPEKMEGVFGEFLELGYSVRQTVEM
- a CDS encoding glycosyltransferase, translated to MKDKLKIAMLGHKRIPSREGGIEIVVEELSTRMVKMGHSVTCYNRSGHHVSGKEFDRDVHKAYKGVKLKSVLTVNCKGLAAMSSSFFGAICAALGRYDVVHFHAEGPCAMMWLPKLFGKRCIATIHGACEIIETTGKSLINQGFWRLD
- a CDS encoding acyltransferase family protein — its product is MIKNKEREIWVDNIKVIACTLVLLGHFFQSMVSANLMPANDLYQWFNQTIYYFHVPLFFICSGYLYQKLSKVNNITSWAHNILKKAINLGVPYFTFSFLTWAMKTIFSGSTNSSISGLGETLFFKPTGAYWYLYALFFIFLITPTFRNRRMNFVGFVIALILKFVSIICGGFGVNAISYVLSNEIWFVIGMCLNAVNFEVWDVGKIKVSIVTGIVFLALSIVVYLLEIDNGLIGFLLGLLACGSIIVGIYIIYKNRNQSVLFAFLSKYTMPIFVMHTPFAAMMRIVLLRLGIYNLVPHFILGIGISFAGPIIAAFIMHKSKWLEFFLYPGKLIKMKF